GCCCGCAGAGGTGCGTGCAGGCCTGATCGTCCAGGATGGCTGGACCCGACCGCTGCAGGTCTGGTGCAGCGACCAGCACTGGGCATTGATCAGCTTCGGTGACGACGGCCAGCAGGGTTCCGACTATGTGGCCTCCCTCCCCACCATCGACGAAACCGGCGACGACTTCCTGGTCTTCGACGGCGAACTGGTGGCCGCACCGGGTCACGTCCTGGAGGCGATGGAGAGGGGAAAGCAGAGACGAACGATGGCCGACATGCGCTCCATCGGGATCGTCTTCGAGGCCTACCATCTGGATAACGACGCGTGGCCCAGCCAGCCGGTGGACAAGCTGGAGCCGATCGTCAAGATCGAGCTAGCGGTGCAGCCGATCTACATCCGCAGTCTGCCTCTCAAGGATGCGTGGGGGAATGCGTTCGTCTACTGGACCGATGGCGAGAGCTACCGTGTCGTCTCTTCCGGCAAGGACGGCGTGTTCGAGGCCGACTACACCGTCGAGGCCGGACTGGGAGAGATCACATCCGATGACCCGGCCAGGGATATCGTCTTCGCCAACGGCGAGTACGAACAGTGGCCGGCATTCTGATGGACTATTCGAGCAGTTCAACTTCCATCTGAACGTAGCCCTCCAGGTCGTCGACGGCGCTGGCGTGAACCAGATCCAACGGCTTCCCGGGGGTCAACGTGGTGTTGACGGTCAGTTGGCGAGTCTCGATAGTCGGAGCAGCGCCGTCGACACCGGCGACAAGCCGACTGTCCTCGATGTCGGCGACAATACGAATCGCATCCTTGTCCACGAGCCAGGCTGCGACGTTCGCGACGAAACCGATGTTCTGATAGGTAATCGCGCCGTCCGCACCGCCGGTCGGGATCGGTACACGCTGACCACTGAGTAGCTTCGACCCCGGAGTCCCCGGGGCGACGATCAGTTCGAAAGACTTGATGGGAATACGCTTCGCGTTTTCCATCTTGCCGATTCGAACGGTCACGAGCACGTTGTCCGTCGCCATGTCGCGGTTCGACGAATCGCTTTGGGCGAGAGCCATCGGTGCTGTTGCCAGAAGCAAAACCACCATCCAGACTGTTCGGGTGAGCCAGGCTGAGCGTTGAAGTCGTTGATTCACTCGGTCCATCGGGTAACTCCTTGTTGGTCTAGTAATCAGTCGGCGAAGGCGTCCGTCGGCGTCCAGGTCGAGTCGATGATACTCGGGCGAAACTTCGAGCGGCTCTTCGCAAGGACATCCTTGTTTGCGTCGAAGGCCGACGTCGGCTCCCAGGTTGGATCGATCGGAGACTGGCTCCAGGTTGACGGATTGAAGTTGTTCTGTGTGTGAGGGTCCATGTTCCAGTCGGTCGACGGGGTCCAGCGCGAGTCGATCACGCCTTTCTGAAACGTGGCGGGTTTGCCGAGCACCGCCAGCTGATCTTCGGTGCGTGGGGCCGAGATCGTCGGGCCCGCCAGGGTCTCCGGCTCCGCAACACGCATGCCCGTGGGCGCGGTGGACGGTGGGTCGCTGTCACCGACGTGGACCGCACGAACCAACTCTACCGGAAAGGCAAGCTCTGTTCGGGATTCCAGTGTGAGGATGAACACGCCTCCGTCTCGTCGAACCGCGATGCCGTGAAGCTTGCGCCCGTCGACAAGTTCCAGCGTGGTTTCCTGCGCGAGATGGCCGGACGGCACCACCGTCGCGATTACGAAAACGATTACACCGAGGAGGCAAACGCCTCGCCACTTTCGCCGAGTCCGGGGCAACACCTACTCGGGTGGATACTGACGAAACATCTTTCGGGTCACGCGATCAATCTTCTTGCGAAGCTTTGGCAATTTTGGATCGCCCATTACCTCGCTGGCAAATCCTCGCCACACGGTCCGGCCCGACTGAGGGTCGATGAGATCGATCATGAGGACGCCCTCGGACTTGACGACGACGTCGGATGTGATGACACCGAAATCGGCCACCCGGGCATAACTTCCGGTCGTGAGAGCCTGTCCCGACACGAACGTATGACTCGAAATCTGGAGATCGGCCTGGCCGGTCTCCAGTGAAACCAGTCCCTTCGCGAGCAACTCTCGCTCGACGGCTTCGGTGATCAACGTTGCGATCTCGGGGCGAGCAGCCCTTGGCCCCTCGGCCCAGGCGAACGTCCTGTACGCGCTGAAGTCGACGTCACTCTCGTGTTCGATCGTCAGTTCCGCGATGGCAGGAAATGACGAGATAAGGGCCAATACCATCAGAATCGTTCTCATTGGATTCTCCGAACAACGTAATGGAGGATGCTCACACTCTACCCATCATTCCGAGATGAGGCCACTTTGCTCGTCAGCTGCAAACTGACCAGACGGGCGACAAGGACGACGAGATAGATCTGACCGAATGCGGCCTCCAACCAGGCGAGGGTTCGGGCGGTATGACTGACCGGCGTGATATCGCCGTAGCCCAGCGTGGTCAGCGTCACGAAGCTGAAATAGATCATCGGTTGGCCGGCGTCCTCGGCCGTTCGTTGTACCGCGCCGCTGAACGCCTGCGGGTCGTTCAGGATCACCCACGCGTACAGCAGCCCCCACGCCACACCGAACACGACATACGCGGCGATCGCACCCTGAATCTTGTCCCAGGTTGCGGCCTCGTCGCGGAGGACATCGATCACGATCACGACCGCGATAAACAGTAGGAACGCGGCGAAGACGGCGATCTTCGATTGAGCGTAGTGGTGTGAGCCGAAGATGAAACTTGATAACTGGGAGAGCGCCGCCAGCGCGGCCAGCACGATCACCACGATGCGGGCCTTCCGATGCTGTAGTGCTGCGAGAACGCCGAACAACATCACAACCAGGGAGCTGACGCCGAAGACATAGGAACTCTCGACCGTGCCGCCGAGAATCAGAGGTGCGACCACGAGGGCGAGCAACGCAATCAGGAGCAACGTGTATTTGTATCTCTCCACCCGTCCGTCACCGTGTTCGATAGACAAACAACGAAACCATCGCGCCGGACGTCGTCTCGTTGTAGACATAGACCCGGTAGCGCGGGAACGCGACCTTGGCCGTCTGTTGGTCCGAGATGAAGATCGCACTCGATAATCCGCGAATGTCGACGCTGGCCTCAAGTGGGAAGATGAACTCCCCTTCGGTGCGAAGTAACTCCGTGAACACGGGCATGTCGGGAATTAGAATGACGCCGACTTTTCCGGACTCCGGAATTCCCTCCTTGAACTCTCCACCCAGACTGAACACCAGCTCGGAGAATCCGTCGGTCTGGATGGTTCCTGCATCCACGAGTTGGGTGGTGTCACTTCGTTCAACGGGTGGAACCTGAACCCGCTCGAACGAGACGAACCAGTTGGTATTGTCCGCGCCAATCGTCGTCGAGCCGAGGAGCAGTAAAGCGACGGTGACGGATAGGACCAGACGATGACTTCGCATTCGATGGGACATGGTTGACTCCTTGAGGGGCGACCCGAAAAGGTTAGCATGTCGAGGGATCCGCTTCGGCTAGAATGCCGACGTGCGAACCGTCTTGATTCCAGTCCTGTTGATGGCGGCGTGCATGCCGGCAGCCGGTCAAGCGGGTGGCGCTGCCACGGATCCCTCATCCCTCGTGAACCACGCGTATACCGTCTCGGACACGGCGTTCTCCAATGTGGTCGGGCAATCGGTCCAGGCGGTTCGGTTGCCGATCTCGTACACGCTGCGATCGATGGAGGACCATGCCTGGGGTGCCACGCTTCACTTTCCGGTTTCCATCGGCCTTCATGAGTTTCAGGCCAGTGACGCGTTCGGCGGGGAACTGCGCGAGAATGTCGCGACCGTCAGTGCGATGGCGGGAGTCGAGTTTCAGGTCCCCACCGGCAAGCTCTGGGTCCTGCGGCCTTTCGCGGAGCTGGGTGCCGGCACGGATTTCGACGATGAGGAAGTCGCCTATATCTATTCTACCGGTATCCGTGGTGTTGCCGAGGTCCCCCGCGAGAAGCGCCTGTATCGGTTCGGGCTTGGATTGGACTACGACGGGGCGACCCTCGCCGGCGGAGGGCCAAGCGACGGCTTCACGACGCTCGAGACGGGTCTGGACGTCCGATTCCCGATTTCGCGTTCGCTGGCTAGTCGGGGGGCCGACTGGAGCGTCTATGCAATCCGACGGCGATTTCTCGAAGCGCTCACGTTCGATCAACTCAATGGAGAGACCATCGAACTGCGGAACCAGAATGAGCTCGGGGTCACACTGGGGTTCGATCGTCCGTTTGGCTTCTGGTTACTGAACATCAGCCGTATCGGGATCGGCGTTCGATTCGGGGAAAAACTGTCCTCTGTGCGGATCCTGTTTGGCGTACCGTTCTAGCTGCGATCTGGTCACGGCGGTGGGATGCCGATATAATCGCGATCGACTCCGTTCCGAAACTTCTTAGGGGAATCACCGATGCGCAAGATGGATTTCGCTGTCGCTTTTTTTGTCGCGACACTGGCTATTGTTCCGGCCAGTGCAGCCGTCACGGTGGACTTCGACACCGACGTTAATTTTTCGGCGTACAAGACGTTCGCCTGGAAAGTCGGGACACCTGCCGAGAGCTCACTCATGGACAAGCGGATCATGAAAGTCGTGGAGCAGCAGCTGGCGACGGTGGGCCTCATGCCGACTGACGGAGACCCCGACCTCTACCTCCTCTACCACGTCGCGCTCGATACCACGCGTCGGGTCAACGTCGATGACTTCGGCTACATGGGACGATGGCGACGCCCGATTGCGGGGTCCGTCGACGTCGACGTCTACGATGTCGAGGTAGGAACCTTGATTGTCGATCTTCTGGACGCCGGCAACGGTGAGACCGTCTGGCGCGGGATGGCAGAGAACGATATGCCGTCGAACCCGACCCCCGACAAGGTCGAGAAAAAGCTGAACAAGGTCTTGTCGAAGATGCTTCGCAAGTACCCTTCGGAGTAGACACGATGCGCAAGAACGCGACGATCGGCTTGATCTTGATGCTCTGTCTCGTCGCCGCGGGTCTTGCTAAAGACTCCCCGACGATCGTCGAGAGCTGGCGAAGTCCCACCCCCGTCCCGGGAAAGAACAACGACTTCCAGAAGCTGATCGTTATCGGCATCACCGATGACCAGGAACTTCGTCACCACTTTGAGGACAAGTTTGTCAGCCATCTTCGTACTCAGAAGATCGACGGCGTAACGAGCTATTCGCTGGTCGCCGACCTGCAGGCGATCGAAGATCGCAACGAGCTACTGGATCGGATCATGGAAGAGGGTATCGACGGCGCCATCAGTATCCGACTGGTCCCGCTCAAGAACGCTGACCACGGCGCGTGGGGCGAAAGCTGGGCCGCTGAGATGGAGAAGGACTCCAGCCTGCGGATGTTGATCGAGAAGACCCTTCCGGTCGAAGCCCGTGCAGCAACCCGATTCGGTCTAGAAATCGCGGTCTGGGAATCCATGAACTGGTACCGGGTCTGGGCCGGCCGCACCGACGGCCACAGGAAGGAACAACTAAGGAAACAATCGGGCGATTTCGTCGAGTTGACCATCGGCGCGCTGAATGAAGGGGGGCTCCTCCGATGACGGTTCGAACTGTCCGATGGGCGTTGCTGTTTGTTCTGGCGTCGGCAACCGGCTCGTTTGCAGGCGGTTACTCGGACGACGATCATCCCTGGGACGACATGAGCGTGCGACTCGGTGGTTTCGCCATGCGATTCGACACATCGGCCCGTGTGGACTCAACGATGGGTAGCATCGGGACCGATCTGGATCTCGAGGCCGACACCAATCTGGATCGAGACACCGTCGAGATTCGTCTCGACGGGCACGTCCGCTTTGGCAAACGACACCGCCTTGATTACGGCGTGTTGTCGATCCGCAGAAACGCCACACGCACGATCGACCAGCAGATCGAGTTCCGG
This region of Acidobacteriota bacterium genomic DNA includes:
- a CDS encoding type II secretion system protein GspG; amino-acid sequence: MKRHNWLILLMLAAMPATAAPGEVMELSPGETATAHALMTGVMVIESERESGTACPFDDLLLHEAGELQTILPAEVRAGLIVQDGWTRPLQVWCSDQHWALISFGDDGQQGSDYVASLPTIDETGDDFLVFDGELVAAPGHVLEAMERGKQRRTMADMRSIGIVFEAYHLDNDAWPSQPVDKLEPIVKIELAVQPIYIRSLPLKDAWGNAFVYWTDGESYRVVSSGKDGVFEADYTVEAGLGEITSDDPARDIVFANGEYEQWPAF
- a CDS encoding DUF4136 domain-containing protein, which codes for MRTILMVLALISSFPAIAELTIEHESDVDFSAYRTFAWAEGPRAARPEIATLITEAVERELLAKGLVSLETGQADLQISSHTFVSGQALTTGSYARVADFGVITSDVVVKSEGVLMIDLIDPQSGRTVWRGFASEVMGDPKLPKLRKKIDRVTRKMFRQYPPE
- a CDS encoding potassium channel family protein, which gives rise to MERYKYTLLLIALLALVVAPLILGGTVESSYVFGVSSLVVMLFGVLAALQHRKARIVVIVLAALAALSQLSSFIFGSHHYAQSKIAVFAAFLLFIAVVIVIDVLRDEAATWDKIQGAIAAYVVFGVAWGLLYAWVILNDPQAFSGAVQRTAEDAGQPMIYFSFVTLTTLGYGDITPVSHTARTLAWLEAAFGQIYLVVLVARLVSLQLTSKVASSRNDG
- a CDS encoding DUF4136 domain-containing protein, with protein sequence MRKMDFAVAFFVATLAIVPASAAVTVDFDTDVNFSAYKTFAWKVGTPAESSLMDKRIMKVVEQQLATVGLMPTDGDPDLYLLYHVALDTTRRVNVDDFGYMGRWRRPIAGSVDVDVYDVEVGTLIVDLLDAGNGETVWRGMAENDMPSNPTPDKVEKKLNKVLSKMLRKYPSE